Part of the Arachis hypogaea cultivar Tifrunner chromosome 6, arahy.Tifrunner.gnm2.J5K5, whole genome shotgun sequence genome, ATCTTATAACATTTGTTAAGCAAGAGGATTTTCGTAAGTTTATGGCAGAGACTCAACCTTTGttcaaattcttgaaaaaaatgatATTGTGAAGATAGAAGTTATAAAATTGTTGGAAAAAAATTCAAGCCATATTGCTATAACTATCGATATGTGGAGTGATGATTGTCGAAACAAAAGTTATATGTCAATTATAGCTCACTTTATTGATGATGATTGGAACTTACAATCTCAACTTGTGAggtatcatttaatttatttgtgcttttagtatcttttatatatttgaattgttaatatcataattgtttattatatttacattatTTTAGGTTTACATACATGCCTTAGCCCTATACTACGGAGGTTCTTAGATGCTTGGTGAATTCCTTGTATGATTAGAACATAAATAGGAGATTGTCAACTTTTATGGTTGATAATTGTAGTACAAATGATGCCATGATTGGTCTTATACTTGATAAGGTTTTACCATCTAACTTTATTAAGAGAGAAGAATTGTTTCACATGCGTTATTGTACTCACATTGTTAATTTCATTGTGAAAAATTGCATGAATCCAATAtatgttttaattgaaaaaattagAGTGTTTGATTTTGGATTGCaacaaagaagagagaagaacaatttgaaaaaatttatagacaattgaatattaattataagaaaaatctTGCACTTGATTGTAAAACTAAATGAAATTCAACTTATCTAATGTTTGCTTCTGCATTGTCATATAGAAAAGTTTTTTAGCATTTAAGACAATATGAATCTTTGTATAAATGTATACCATCTCATGATTAGTGAAAAATGGCAAATAAACTTGTTGACATATTAGAAGTCTTATCCAACcacaaatttatattttttcaaagttTGTAAAATGAGATTGGCATCAAATAGATGGTTGCTTAGTCCTAATGTCATGATTCATGGAATGGCAATAAATATAACTAGCAAATTTAGAAAGTATTAGGATCAAATTAATGAAGTCATGACTGAGAGCTATTTTAGATCCTAAATATAAGATGAAGTTATTGAATTTTTTTCCCTCTAAAATATATAGATCTCAAAGCGAGAATCAATTGAGTAAAGTTAAGAAAATGATGGAAGAATGAGTATGTAAGTATCAACTTAAGATTAAGGTTAGAAGAAGAGCTCCAAATGATGGTTTAGCTTCTAGTTTGAACTTTGAATGTTGGATATGATGAAGAATCTTTAAAGAGAAATTTTAGTTCTATCTACTTGCAATATGTAGAAGATACATATGAAGACTGCgctgaaaaaattaaattaaattttttatttaaaagagagTGTTATAGCagataaaacaaatttaaaacgTTGACATTTTAGACTACTGAAGaaatattagaataaatttttagTCATTCCCATATCTACTACTACTACCTGAGTCTACTACCTGAGTCTGCTTTTAGTATCACTAAGTTGCATTATAAACTTGTTGAGATGTTAATTTACACTCAATATTGAATACACTCTTCAAATGAAAGTACTAATAACAAAAGTTTTTATTtggtatcaaaatttaatttcatgtcaaATTTAACTCGTGAAttattaattgatataatataattaagaataaaaaatttctagTCTTTGAGATTATGCGATGGATACGGAAAATTTAAGAATTttggtaattatttttttattatgttaaatttttatttaatatatgatatttttgtttataatatatgttaatatatttatgtattatgTTGTTTTAACAAAAAAACATGAAATTGTTGGTTGAAAACTGTACTCtagcaataaaaaaatatttgatgttAAAAACTTTGTTTTACGGCCTTTTTTAGATTGAAagttgtattttaaaattgttttatgaACTGAGtataatatgttattttatatttttaaacttgTAATCTTAGACAATATACATTTTTATGTTATAATAAtgtgttttttcttttcctttcattAGAATTTCTATATAAATTATCAACATAAGAAGATGAAAAATGATGCCCCAAAGATTGGGGATGAGGGCAACTATTCCCCCATAGCGAGGATCAGGGAGCAAATCTGGATTTGGGGACAGGGAGCAGGAGGCATCCCTGCCCATTGCCATCCCTACAACACcgccccttctctctctctctctctctgcaatATGccccttttctctcttttttctccttcccaaccagcaaaagaaaaaatcCCACCTTAAATACTGCCTTGCATGGATTGGTGGCATATTGCACACCCCGAAAAGAAATGAGAAAATTCGAAtaacaaagaataaaaaaaaatcagttacACTTCATAAactctttccttctcctttaCATGGACATAGTCCCATTTGGGATTTCAAACAACATGCCCACGAGCCAAAGAATGATAAATTTTTGCATAAACACAGCTAACAACTCACAGTTAGATAAACTCAAACAAGAGTTTCAGCAGAGTACATATTGTAATCTTGTATCCACAAACTTCAACTGTGAGTGTGCCTCATGTTTGTGCTTATCCAAAGGATTTTTCATGTAGGTAACCAATATACCTAACACACAACTCTCAGTCTCCAAGTTGACAAAGCTTCCGGAGCATACAAGTTTTCTCAGTACTCACTATTTTCTTAGGTCTCTGTTGGAACCGTACTCCTCCAGAAACTTAACATCAACATGCACAACGTGAATTGCAAAAACTAACAATTATGAAACCAACCAACTTTAAGCTGCAAAACCCGGGTCAGTTAACAGGCCACGTATTAATCCAGCTTATGAGATCTAGACATCAACCTCGCATTTTCCTTGAAGTATCAATTGCACTTTGTACCACACAGCATACCAATGTCACATGTTATATTAGAACCTTATGGACATGAGAGCCAATCTCAGTCATCTCAAGCTATGAATGTCATAATTTTGGTCATCCCTAAAAGAAATGAAGAGAGAAACAACATAGAAACCAGTTTTAAAATCCCAAGGAATCCAAACTTCAGTAACCTTACTCCTTTCTAAGGGCAACTGTTTCCCGTTGGTAATTGATCACATAATTTAGACTGCAAATTTCTCCATTGGAAGACTATACTGACCACTTATCACTTTAAAACTAACCCTAAAAGCAAAGATAATAAACTAGAAATATAAACTATGGCTTACCTTCCACAGCACACGAAAGCCACCAACTTATGAGGACAACCAGCAAGCATCAACTCCATTATCACAATGGCTTACCTCATACTTTGGAAGACTATTTGTATTGAAAATTAAACCCCCCACAAAACACATCTTAGATTTTGGGACAAAGCTTGGATTTGTTTAAAGTGAACATCACCATTCACCAAGATTCAATCAATAAGGTGTGAATTTGAAAAGAACGAAACATAATTTATTTATCAAAAGaagtaattttaaaatcctttcagcatatttttttttgtttattaactGCAAAAATTCCACCATTAGAAATGGGTACCAGGAGATATctttataattcttttaaaaGCTATATTTCCAAGAAAGTATCATTTATTaacatgaaataataataataatttttaatactgAATCTAACATTAGACAATAGATTTCTAAAACCCTGGTTTTTTTttggggaaaaaataaaaatatcactaGAATCTTTTTCAAACAAGCCCTACAAAAGATTTCACCAAATGTAGAAAAATATAAGGCAGGTCCAAATCAAGAtagtgttatatatataaaatggatttggatcctctaaagtttgaatttcactttcgaGAGTAAAGTGGGATCTTCTACCCTTGAatattttctctttcatatttattcttggtcccacctatgaaatcaatggtgagagatcacactttactatctaaagtaaaattcaaactttagaggattcaaatccaTATAAAATTTCCCCCTTCAAAACATTATATAGACTGGTTTCATTATTGGCAGATATTTACGTTAGTATGGCTGTCAAACCTGCAAGATAACTGCACAAAATTAGGCACACACTTCCAGCAGAAGTAAACCACTACAGAATTACTTGATATATTTGTTTGTAACCAATGTTTTCAAGGAGGTGATATTAATGACAAAGGCACTTAAAATATCATGTAGGGATCATTTCAATCATTCTGAATAAGAAAAAAGGTGTGTCAAATATGtaagagataaaaataataacaataacaacactaAAAGAGGAAGGGTACCAGAAAACCGGACAAAACACTATCAAACAACTATTAACTGGAAAATTGAAGCATAATAATCCACACAATTATATATTTCAAAATATGTTTGGCTCAGAATCTGAAAATCCAAATActacaaataaaactaaaattcatTGCACTAAAATAGTtccattgttttttgttttttaaaagattaaataaaaggCAAAATACTACACTATTTTGAAATGGAAGCAAATACGAAAAAGCAGGTAGCGAAAACAGAACTCCatttgaaaatttaaacattCTGATCATTGTAGAAAGTAACATTTCTTTATAAATACGCCAATTGCATCAGCTCCTTAAACTTCAGAACAATCACCAGGCCAGTAATAAAATACTGATTCACTTAGGTGTAATCTGCAAAAcgaataaagaagcatgaaaaaccATTTCAAATCAAACGGAAAAGAAAGGAAGGGTCCCAAATCAAAGTTTTAGCAAAATTGGTTTAGAGCATTTTATAGTCAAACACACAGCTAAAAACATTTTTGATTAGGCATTACAGCAGAAGGGAAAATCATATAGCTGTCTTGCAAACTAGAAGTTTATTATACTAAAAAGATTTTGTTGTAAATCTGAGAAGACCACTGATAAACTAAATATAAGGCAATAAATAGTGAGCTGCGGTTTGAAAAACAATAATTCCAGGAAAGAATTAAAGAGACCATGGACACGACTTGTTCATCGATGGACAGCCATATTAGAACCTATGATTATTAATGTTAGTCCAAATCTGGGCAGAAATAATGCAACAGAAGCTTCGAACAATAGTTCAAAAATCATTCCTAAAAGGCAACTAACCTTTATCTATCACAGTTCAGCACaccaattcaaaagatttagcaAAAGCCTCCAATGCAGAGATCAACATTCCACATGGTTCAACTTGTACTATGTTTGCAGCTACCTCAACTCCTAATTACATCCTAAAGAAGCTAGCTAGATAATTCTCACTTGTTGTGAACCCTTCCCTATTTCTCTTCAACAACCAAGCAACACAGCACCCAATAAACAGCCAAAACAACAAGCTCAACAAAAAAGAAACTACCAGCGAAACAAAGAATATCAGCACAAACACCATACCTGCAACACAAACCTAGTGGCCCATGTAAGGAGCAACACCACCATACTGCCCCACGCCAGGTTGCGCTCTTCCAGAGCCGCCACTCTGCCCGACCTGCTGGTTCGGGTAAGCTGCCTGCAGCCCTACCTGACTCCCGTACGCGCTCATAACACCAGGGCTTATATTCTGCTGAGCACTGTAACCACCCTGCATCGTGTGTGCTGCTGCCGCTGGAACGCCTGAATTAACAGCCCCTGCAGTTGATCCCAAACCTCCCAACAAATTGGTGAGCCCCAACGAAGCACCCTGCTGAGTAAGCAGGGCCGTCAATGCCTGCCCGAGTGCCGGATTCAGCGGCTGCACAGCTGCTTGGTTCACCCCTAAAGGGTTGGCTGCGGCAGCCGCTGGCGCCATCAAATGCCCCTGCACATTGTTACCAACGCCACCACCAACACCAGCACCAAACCCTGCGTTGTCGTTCCTCTGAAACTGCGTCCTTGGAACGTTGTGCTGCAGCTGCATCCTCCCTTGCTTCGGTCCATCAATGGCCTTCTGGCAATGCAACACATGTCCCTCAAATTCCTTGTGAGGCTCCTCCAACGCCCTCTTCGCACTATCAACGCTCTTGTAAACGAACAAACAGAACCCCTTTGGCTTCCCAGTGACCTTGTCGAGCCCCAATGGCCCTTCCTCGATCTCACCGAACCTCGAGAAGAACGCCATCAGCTTCTGCGGGTCCAATTCGGACCCAACGTTGCTCACATAGATCTTTCTCTGCGTGTATTCGGAGACTGCCGGCCCTGACGAGGTGGCCGCGGCAGCAGGCTGCTGTGCCGGCTGCTGGACGGGGCCTATGGATGCCAGCTGGCACGCTGTCATGCGGTTACCGATCTTCTTCTGCGGCTGCTTGAGGGCATTGCGGGCGCCGCGGCGGGTCTTGAAGAGGATGAATCCGTAGCCCTTGGACTTGCCGGAGATCTTATCGGTGACGGCCTTGCAGTCCTCGATCTCGCCGTACTGGCGGAACGCACTGATGAGGGTCTCGGCGGTGGTGTCCCAGCCAAGGCCGTGGACGAAGATCTTCCGGTGGACAGCGTCCTCGTCGGCCACGCGACGGATTCGATCGGCCACGTCGCGGTGCTTGGCGGCCGCTTCGCAGAGAAGACTCAAGATCTGGTCCTTACCAAAAGGTTCTAGAAGCTTCGGAATGGGGTCGTCGTCTTCGTCCTCTTGTTGTTGCTTTTGTTCGTTACctccttcttgttcttcttcttcttcctcctcctcttcctcttcttcctctacctcctcctcttcttcgacctcttcttctacctcttcctcaaCCTCTTCGTATTCCTGTTGAGGTTCAGGTTGGTGCTGCTTGGGCGGGGGCTCAACGGTTTGAGATGATTTGGGTGCAACCTTCCGCTTCTTGCCCATGATGGTGGTGCTGGTGGTTGGATCGACTTTGAAAGAGGTGTGAAGAAAGAAGACTGAAGAGTGCGAAGAAAGGTGCAAATTGGGGACTAGGGTTTTAAGATTTGGAATCACACCAAACTTGTGTTGTcagatatttttattcttttatcccatcatttctttcatttattattattatttccttaTTCCATAAGGTTTGCACTTGCAGTTAGCAACTTAGCATGATGTGGAAAAATGGAAATCTCTCAAAATAATCCATtcaaacaagtaaaaaaaaaaaaaaaaaaaaaaaaaaaaaaaaaaaaaacaagtgtaattttcataaataaaataggGAGAAATCAAATTATTCAATGTCCTAAACTAAAGTTTGTTATacgtttttcttttcaaattattcCATTGAAAAAAAATGTATTCATTAATTAGTAGGTACTTATAAAATacggatatttttttatttaatttatttgatatagTTCACATACAATATGTtgagatatatattttttgtatttaattgtattctaataaaaaatattttttggacaCATTTAAATACCATTAGTGTATCTAATTGTATTCTTGatatatattcttgaaatgagtttaaaaataatatatattattaattattaaaacaaaaaatattttaaatactttatatgttatatatatgGTGTGTCCTAGTattttataagaattttaaatttgtgtATCATCGTGTCGTGTCATGTTCCGTGAGCATGTCTGTCTCCGTACATGATAAGTGAGGACAAGTGTATGGagtgaaatttaaaaaatgactGAGTAGCTTTAAATTTGAAGGTTAATTGTTCTCATTACAACATTAATTTTGATCGCACTCTTCAAACCCCTAacccttcttcttcatcttttcatttttttttctactcTCCATACTCGAGTTACTGTCGCACCCACCTGCTCTACGTCACTGAATCCAAGCAATGCAGCCTTTTTCCTTGCGTTGCTGCTCAGCTACTCCATTATCCGCGTCTGACCTTTTGTTATGCGTTCCTCTTCACCAATTTCTGTCGCCATTTCATCATCGTCTCTCGCCAGTTGCCACTCCATCATCGTTCTTATGTTTTTTACTCTCTCACCACTCGACCACTTCGTCATCGTCTTTCGCCACTCCGTCATTGTCTCTCAAGTCTCTAGTCTCGCCTCTCCAGTTTCTAACCGTTTCATGCACCGACCACACCTCAACTTCTCAAGTCTTTTCATCCCTCCTATCTGTTGGGCAGCTATTAGTTGCTGCTTCTTGAGAAACTAGAGTCGTGGACTTTAGTAGTTGGTACCTTCACTAATCCACGTGCTTCAGTACTTGGATTTGGCATTTTGTTTAGTAAAATTTGATTATCTTATTTAGTAATAAGAATTTGATTTTGACAAAAATTATATGAATTGTGATATTATTCTTTAAGAGAAAGTTTAGGGGGCTAACACTTTTATTGAAATTTGGCCAGCACTTAATCATTAAAAGAAATGATTAATCCTACACTATTAGATGttatctcacaccattaaaaatattgatgatggctaattgatggctaaacATCACAAATTTTGCTGGCCCTCTAGTACTCCTCTTGTTGTTATTTGAATAATGGAATGATTAAAATTTGCGTATATTAACGTATAATTGAATTAGGATATTGCTTTTTATTACtgttgaaaattaatttaaatgattTTTATTGTGTGTCTTTTTATTGGAAAGTGCTATAAGACGATGAACAATGTGAAATAGTCATTTTTGAGATTGTTGCAATTAATTAGTGGCTTGGATCTTGGTGTCTCACGACAGCTATGTTGTGCGGCATCTAcattcttgaattttttttactatctatatttttaatttgatattatatattgtgtatttttTTCTACTTGTTTGGTTTATGTTTtgcatttataattttatgttgtaattttaaatttatatggaTCGAAATTGTGAATTACTTTTATTAATCAATTAACTTAGGTttataaatttatctttttagtaataaaaaattaattcaaaagaacactATTGTCAGAGATTGGATCCCAAAATAATTCATTGACCTCTTCTAACAAAAAGAGATAGAGAACCTTATAGCAGATCGAGATAACGACTAAAGATTTCAAGTTATCATTTGAATGACAGACAAAGTTAGATGTGCATATTTGTAAAAAAGTCCTTGTCAACTAAGGATTCACGATTTTTCGTAAACTGTTTGTGATTCTTCTTTTCGAAGATTTAATCCTAATTAGTTTGATGACTATGGCAATTAGTTAGAATATAGTATACCAAAAGATGTTATTTTTTATCTTGTACAACCTTGTGAAATTCAAGACAGAAGGTGATGTTGCTTTTATAACTAATGGCtttctaaattgaaaaaaaaaaagaaatattacaAACTCATGTTGAGATTCATGATAATACTCATAATcaagtttgaaaaaaatatgaagtCAAAACAACATATTAATgctattattgaaaaataatctacGTAAGCTTAAAAGAATTATCAAATTCATTTAACAGCAAAAATTGATTGTATTAAATTTTTTGCAACAAAGACTGGCCTTTTGTAATAATAATGAGTCaaatgattctaaaatttttttttgaaatttctaaACTTTCTTGCACAACATAATAAAAAGATTGATCatacttttaaaaatacttgTGAAAATCGTAACCTAATAGCACCCTCAATTCAAAAACATATTATAAGAGCTctataaaacttttttttttttggtcttgagCTATGTAAAActttatatacaaaaaaaaaactataagccAAGCTCATAAacctttctcctttcctttttaACGACACACACACCCTGTGTTAGCACTACACACACCCCATGCTATCACTCCATCCTTCTTCACTGCCGGAAGATGTCTTCCTCCTTGCTTCATACTACTTTCTTCAACAATAAATTTTCAtacatttttgttttaattattttcattacTGTTTTTCTACTCCATCACTATTATGTCCTATCAATTATGCTCCATTATGCGATTCTTATTTTCAAACCTTATTGAAGTAATCTAagcttgaagaagaaaaaaaattaccaaTAATTCATATTTCATCAATTATTAAGACATTAAGACCACTCTTTAGCTAATAATTACttatatctttaatttttgtcatGATTATAGTTATGAGTATTAATAAATCCGAAAATATAGGATTAGGATAAGAtagaattttagatttttgagtATATAGATTCTATTATATCAattgatattaaaattaatttattagaattattattgttatgtttGTGATATTAGATTCTCTAAAGAATCACTCTCCTTACTTGTTGGAACTTGTAGAATAGAAATTCCTTGTGaataaattttgtatttataattaaattttagtattgtatcattgttataattatagagaataatttgtaaaattaattgTTTAGTTACTTACTAATTTATTTGTTAAACGGTTatgttaaatattttacaaagaAAATTTTACTAGAGACataatattttgtgttaaaattaattttgtcatttgaaaaaataaattacaatttaaatattttcttgTATTTACACTTTGAATGTAAACTTAGTATTGAATTTCGATAAGTTGttatatgaattattattggattGATGATACACTTATTGATTTTTTTACAACTATTAGTATAATTATAGTTTGTATGTCAAAATATTTTGGAAGGTTTTATGATAGAAACTAAGCGCTAGACTTGGTTCACAAGTTGTGATATTACTAAGGACTTATAGGAATGTTGTTCATAAAATAAGGTCTTTAAAGTgtgttttcattgtttttttgTATTTGAGCctatttgtatttgataaaataatttattcttaggTGGAAGATGCCACCTAAATGTCGTATTCCTACTCCACGGGCAGGAGCGCGTAATGCTCCTTATGTTGAAACTAATAAGGCACCTTCTCCCCTACTTAACCAATGGGGTGGTGGTCATAGAAGACCAATAGGACGAGGCAAAGGTGCGACTATCACAGAAGAATCAATGAATGTTTTCGTTGGCATACGAGGACTTCATCAAGTTGTTAATAATCTTTTGGAGTCCTTAACTAATCGAAGAGAAGTTAGAGTCCTACCTTCTGCAGGACCAAATGCCCTTAATATAGAAAACTAACAACCTCTTGGAGAAAGAGTTGTTATTCTCCAATCTTTCCTTAAGTTGAATCCACCTACTTTTTATGGAAATCTTTTGGAGGATGACCCTCAATTCTTTATTGATCGCTTGAACAAAGCCTTTCGAGCCCTCAGATATCCAGATGACATAGCGATGGATCAAGTTACATACAATTTAACAGGACATGCTTATTATTGATATGAAACACTTCTTCAAAGTAGAAGGACATGTCGAATGTCACCTCTTTTGTGGGATGAGTTTGTTGAGATTATTTTCGAAAGATTCATTCTTACTAGTAGAAAGGAGAAAAATGCTGTTGATTTTGAGAAGTTGAGACAAATTTCTGGTATGTTTATGATGCAATATAAGAATCATTACATTGAACTTTCTAGATATGTTGAGCACTTAGTGGCCCGTATATCATGAGAGTCAAGAGATCTGTTCGAGGACTAACAAACCTATATTTCACTAGAAAATTTGATTCATAAGCACTTGAATACACATAGAAATTCGTGCATCACAAGTAATAgaaaattttattcataaaaagTTACATAAAATGTCTTACAAACTTGCTTAAATATTGTAATCGAGCATTCTAAAAGTGGGTCAAATCCATAGTTATTAAAATCAAACCGGATTGGCCGGTTCGACAAAAATCAATGAACCGGATTCAATACCGATCTAGTCTGATATTTGGACCGGACAAGAAATATAACCGGAACGAATCGGTCAAACTCGAGGTGAATCGGTAAAAATTGGTCAAATTCATAGTTATTAAAATTGATTCGGATCGGCCAGTGCGACAAAAAATTGGTGAACCGGACTTAATACCGGTCCGATATTTAGACCGTATAAAAAGTAGAACCGAAACGAATCGGTCAAATCCGAGGTGAACTGGTGAACATCAGTTCAACCGAACCGCTTGAAATATAAAATTCGCttgaaatataaaatttgaagaaATGCATGACATGAGAATCGAACCCCTATGTTTAAGAAAAGTAGTGTCCTTCTTTGCCACTGAGTTATTGTGCTTTTTAATATCACAtatgcaaattataatatatatatatatatatatatatatagttttcttctatttaatttgtttaattttagttataaactcacttatttttttcttttcataattatataatatttattaatattattttttaataaatacttgtagtatataatagtataatagatataaactaattaataaattattaaaatttgaaaataatagttattttaataaaaaataaaataaaatatttatgatagagtaaaattaacaaaatacttattgttcATGTTCCAATTATTTTAGAATAGCtagatattcttaaaatattagtgaaaatatgtattttaaattttaactttaaattttttactattttcttttttatttacataggatcGAGTCAATCGGTTGAACCAGTGACACACCAGTTAAACCAATGACCCAGTGACCCAATAGCCtaaccggttcgatcaccggttcggttctaaCAACTATGGGTCTATGGTCAAATCTTTCTAGAATAAAACTATGAAATCTGAAATTATGTAAAAGATATGACTCCAAAATTGactataactaatttaaatcatatttgATCTTCATAGATtaaatcatatttgatttaaatattaaacacctaaagatatgataatcaatttaaattagatttgatCTTAATAGATTAGATTAATTAGACTAAATTTAGATTTTAAACACCAAAAAATACTACTAGACAAATAATCagaataaaatcaaatcttttgacaaattttaatgataaattaaactaaattctaatgaaatgaatttaaattttatgccTTTCAAGAAAACTTGAAAGGAACT contains:
- the LOC112696824 gene encoding UBP1-associated protein 2A, with the translated sequence MGKKRKVAPKSSQTVEPPPKQHQPEPQQEYEEVEEEVEEEVEEEEEVEEEEEEEEEEEEEQEGGNEQKQQQEDEDDDPIPKLLEPFGKDQILSLLCEAAAKHRDVADRIRRVADEDAVHRKIFVHGLGWDTTAETLISAFRQYGEIEDCKAVTDKISGKSKGYGFILFKTRRGARNALKQPQKKIGNRMTACQLASIGPVQQPAQQPAAAATSSGPAVSEYTQRKIYVSNVGSELDPQKLMAFFSRFGEIEEGPLGLDKVTGKPKGFCLFVYKSVDSAKRALEEPHKEFEGHVLHCQKAIDGPKQGRMQLQHNVPRTQFQRNDNAGFGAGVGGGVGNNVQGHLMAPAAAAANPLGVNQAAVQPLNPALGQALTALLTQQGASLGLTNLLGGLGSTAGAVNSGVPAAAAHTMQGGYSAQQNISPGVMSAYGSQVGLQAAYPNQQVGQSGGSGRAQPGVGQYGGVAPYMGH